A single Mycolicibacterium cosmeticum DNA region contains:
- a CDS encoding zinc-dependent alcohol dehydrogenase: MRAVSWQGKRDVRVETFPDPKIEEPSDAIIEVTSTNICGSDLHLYEVLGAFMRPGDILGHEPMGIVREVGGDVTNLAVGDRVVIPFQISCGSCFMCDRQLYTQCETTQVRTHGTGAALFGYSELYGSVPGGQAEFLRVPHADFTHIKVPDGPPDSRFVYLSDVLPTAWQAVAYADIPDGGTVAVLGLGPIGDMSARIAARLGYRVIGVDLVAERLARAAGRGVEVIDAGTADAPIGEVIRARTDGRGADSVIDAVGMEAHGSPIAKALQQMTALLPDAVAKPLMQKAGIDRLDALYTAIDAVRRGGTISIIGVYGGAADPLPMLTLFDKQVQLRMGQANVKRWVPDIMPLLVDEDPLGVDDFATHVLPLEQAPWAYEALQKKEHGAVKVVLHP, from the coding sequence ATGCGAGCGGTGAGCTGGCAAGGAAAACGGGACGTCCGCGTGGAGACCTTCCCTGACCCGAAGATCGAAGAGCCCAGCGACGCGATCATCGAAGTCACCTCCACCAACATCTGCGGTTCCGATCTGCACCTGTACGAGGTCCTCGGAGCCTTCATGCGACCGGGCGACATCCTCGGGCACGAACCGATGGGCATCGTGCGCGAGGTGGGCGGCGACGTGACGAACCTCGCGGTCGGCGACCGTGTGGTGATACCGTTCCAAATCTCTTGTGGCAGTTGCTTCATGTGTGATCGGCAGCTGTACACGCAGTGCGAAACGACCCAGGTGCGCACACACGGCACCGGTGCCGCTCTGTTCGGCTATTCCGAACTCTACGGTTCGGTACCCGGCGGGCAGGCCGAGTTCCTGCGCGTACCGCACGCGGATTTCACCCATATCAAGGTGCCGGACGGACCGCCGGACAGCCGGTTCGTCTATCTGTCCGACGTGCTGCCGACCGCTTGGCAGGCCGTCGCCTACGCCGACATCCCCGACGGCGGTACGGTGGCCGTCCTCGGGCTCGGTCCCATCGGCGACATGTCGGCCCGCATCGCGGCGCGACTGGGCTACCGGGTGATCGGCGTCGACCTGGTTGCGGAGCGGCTGGCGCGGGCGGCGGGACGGGGTGTCGAGGTGATCGACGCCGGCACGGCCGATGCGCCGATCGGTGAGGTCATCCGTGCCCGGACCGACGGACGCGGGGCCGATTCGGTGATCGACGCGGTGGGCATGGAGGCGCATGGCTCGCCGATCGCAAAAGCCTTGCAGCAGATGACCGCGCTGCTTCCTGACGCCGTGGCAAAACCACTCATGCAGAAGGCGGGGATCGATCGGCTGGATGCGCTGTACACCGCCATCGACGCGGTGCGCCGCGGCGGCACCATCTCGATCATCGGGGTCTACGGCGGTGCCGCCGATCCCCTGCCCATGTTGACCCTGTTCGACAAGCAGGTGCAGTTGCGGATGGGCCAGGCGAACGTCAAGCGCTGGGTGCCCGACATCATGCCGTTGCTGGTCGACGAGGACCCATTGGGCGTCGACGATTTCGCCACCCATGTGCTCCCCCTCGAGCAGGCTCCGTGGGCGTACGAAGCGCTGCAGAAGAAGGAGCACGGCGCGGTGAAGGTCGTCTTGCATCCCTGA
- a CDS encoding FAD-dependent oxidoreductase, which produces MSSLWTTDRIETATPAPELTATPEAVDVVVVGAGLTGLTTAVLLARAGKRVTVVEARHIGAGTTGNTTGKVTLLQGSKLARIAAKHGTSVLEAYVTGNKEGRDWLLRHCADHGLTAQREDDHAYAQTAQGLPTVRAVLDACRGAGLDPEWLDSADVPFPFAGGVRLRDQAQIDPIPFLDSLVVELEAHGGAVLQGVRATSISGSGPLRVDLRVSHAADDTRDRQFFVRADRCVLATGTPILDRGGFFARLKAQRSYCMAFDVPGDITRSMYISVDSPTRSVRYAPTPEGDKLIVGGAGHPVGRGGDEAAAVDELARWAALHYPGAVQTHRWSAQDYHPAAELPYVGPLLPKTDRIFVATGFDKWGMTNGVAAALALSSRILGGRMDWSQAFGSWSTHELAGLTTAVKDNLEVGINLAKGWLTPVMSSASAPLDGGGVVSGPLWRPHATCVVDGARHTVSAVCPHLGGVVRWNNVDRAWECPLHGSRFAPDGSLLEGPATKGLSPIGQAPGGAEGASDASGELARKTGRPRGDLP; this is translated from the coding sequence ATGTCGTCGCTGTGGACCACCGACCGTATCGAGACCGCGACACCGGCACCGGAGTTGACAGCCACACCCGAAGCGGTGGACGTGGTCGTCGTCGGCGCCGGTTTGACCGGCCTCACCACGGCGGTCCTGCTGGCCCGCGCGGGCAAGCGGGTCACCGTGGTGGAGGCCCGGCACATCGGTGCGGGCACCACCGGTAACACCACCGGCAAGGTCACCCTGCTCCAGGGCAGCAAACTGGCCCGCATCGCGGCCAAACATGGCACCTCGGTGCTGGAGGCCTACGTGACGGGCAACAAAGAGGGCCGAGACTGGCTGCTGCGCCATTGCGCCGACCACGGCCTCACCGCCCAGCGCGAGGACGATCACGCGTACGCGCAGACCGCCCAGGGCCTGCCCACGGTGCGAGCGGTGCTCGATGCCTGCCGCGGTGCCGGCCTGGATCCCGAGTGGCTGGATTCGGCCGACGTGCCCTTCCCGTTCGCCGGTGGTGTCCGGCTGCGCGATCAGGCCCAGATCGACCCGATCCCGTTTCTGGACAGCCTGGTGGTGGAACTCGAAGCGCACGGCGGTGCCGTGCTGCAGGGCGTGCGCGCCACTTCGATATCCGGCAGTGGGCCACTGCGGGTGGACCTGCGGGTGAGCCACGCCGCCGACGACACCCGGGACCGGCAGTTCTTCGTCAGGGCCGACCGCTGCGTCCTGGCCACCGGCACGCCCATCCTGGACCGGGGCGGGTTCTTCGCGCGCCTCAAAGCGCAACGCTCCTATTGCATGGCCTTCGACGTCCCCGGGGACATCACCCGGTCGATGTACATCTCGGTGGACTCCCCCACCCGATCGGTGCGCTATGCCCCCACCCCGGAGGGCGACAAGCTGATCGTGGGCGGCGCCGGCCATCCGGTCGGCCGCGGCGGTGACGAGGCCGCCGCCGTCGACGAACTCGCCCGCTGGGCAGCGCTGCACTACCCGGGCGCCGTCCAGACGCACCGCTGGTCGGCGCAGGACTACCACCCCGCCGCCGAACTGCCCTATGTCGGTCCGCTGCTGCCGAAAACCGACCGCATCTTCGTCGCGACCGGATTCGACAAATGGGGCATGACCAACGGGGTGGCCGCCGCCCTGGCCCTGTCCTCGCGCATCCTCGGCGGACGGATGGACTGGTCGCAAGCGTTCGGCAGCTGGAGCACTCACGAGCTGGCCGGGTTGACCACGGCGGTCAAGGACAACCTGGAAGTCGGCATCAATCTTGCGAAAGGCTGGTTGACGCCGGTCATGTCGAGCGCATCGGCACCACTCGACGGTGGCGGTGTGGTCAGCGGCCCGCTGTGGAGACCGCACGCCACCTGTGTGGTAGACGGTGCCCGGCACACCGTGTCGGCGGTCTGCCCGCACCTGGGTGGCGTGGTGCGGTGGAACAACGTCGACCGGGCGTGGGAATGCCCGTTGCACGGTTCGCGATTCGCACCCGACGGTTCGTTACTGGAAGGTCCTGCAACCAAGGGACTTTCGCCCATCGGTCAGGCGCCGGGTGGCGCGGAAGGAGCCTCAGATGCGAGCGGTGAGCTGGCAAGGAAAACGGGACGTCCGCGTGGAGACCTTCCCTGA
- a CDS encoding NAD(P)-binding protein: MPPINTPDAVVIGTGRHGVTAAAALVAAGWDVTMLEADGRTTAVAASARRHHRGPRAVPTAPHKLRC; encoded by the coding sequence TTGCCACCCATCAACACACCCGACGCCGTCGTCATCGGCACCGGCCGCCACGGCGTCACCGCAGCGGCCGCCCTGGTGGCCGCCGGCTGGGACGTCACCATGCTCGAAGCCGATGGCCGGACCACGGCCGTGGCCGCCTCGGCGCGACGCCACCATCGGGGACCACGAGCGGTGCCGACCGCACCGCACAAGTTGCGATGCTGA
- a CDS encoding rhodanese-like domain-containing protein, which translates to MSFRHFLKRPPAVSASEAVRLVAEGALVVDVRRDFEWNRVHIPGAVHIPLEALPQRCLELPEDRLLIAFCTGGLRSAGAANLLVENGFDAVNMSGGLIQWRAAGGCLTTVPDVR; encoded by the coding sequence ATGAGTTTTCGCCATTTCCTCAAGCGCCCGCCCGCGGTCAGCGCATCCGAGGCGGTCCGACTGGTGGCCGAGGGCGCGCTCGTGGTGGATGTCCGGCGCGATTTCGAATGGAACCGGGTGCATATTCCGGGTGCCGTGCACATTCCACTGGAAGCGCTGCCACAGCGCTGCCTCGAGTTGCCGGAGGACAGGTTGCTCATTGCCTTCTGCACCGGCGGCCTGCGCTCGGCGGGTGCGGCAAATCTGTTGGTGGAGAACGGCTTCGACGCGGTCAACATGAGCGGCGGGTTGATCCAATGGCGGGCCGCCGGCGGCTGCCTCACGACTGTCCCTGATGTGAGGTAG
- a CDS encoding MarR family winged helix-turn-helix transcriptional regulator, with protein MAEPPPFSPTVGLLTVSRVWEAAFTEALKPLGLTIRKYGLLGHIRRTPGISFSELARRSRITVQSAHAAVAALVEAGLVDDGTSHAGAASTLRTTAEAESLLARAAEVVGGLDAEFAVQHPELTEALRAGFARMVTPPE; from the coding sequence ATGGCCGAGCCGCCTCCGTTCAGCCCGACCGTCGGGCTCCTCACCGTCAGCCGGGTCTGGGAGGCGGCGTTCACCGAGGCGCTCAAACCGCTCGGATTGACGATCCGCAAGTACGGCCTGCTGGGGCACATCCGCAGGACGCCGGGAATCTCGTTCAGCGAGCTGGCCCGTCGTTCTCGTATCACGGTGCAGAGCGCCCACGCCGCGGTGGCGGCCTTGGTCGAGGCCGGACTGGTCGACGACGGGACGTCCCACGCGGGCGCCGCGTCCACCTTGCGTACCACCGCCGAGGCCGAGTCGCTCCTGGCCAGGGCCGCGGAGGTGGTCGGTGGGCTCGACGCCGAGTTCGCCGTCCAGCATCCAGAACTGACCGAGGCGCTGCGGGCCGGCTTCGCGCGGATGGTGACCCCGCCGGAGTAG
- a CDS encoding DMT family transporter, with protein MSARGWLLFAAMSVIWGIPYLLIKIALEGLSVPVLVLARTLIGAAVLLPLAVSRANIASVIAHWKPLLAFAFFEIIAAWLLLSNAEHHLSSSTTGLLIAASPIIATVLDRITGSTHHLGAGRLAGLVVGIVGVAVLAGPGLSGGGAWPIAQVLLVATCYAIAPLIAARHLTDVPALPLTASCLAVAALVYAVPAALRWPTDMPSTRVLVATVLLAVVCTALAFIVFFALIREVGPTRALVFTYVNPAVALVAGVVVLAEPLTVFNVAGLALILVGSVLATRRSAGEPVPAPPAAG; from the coding sequence GTGAGCGCACGCGGCTGGCTGCTGTTCGCGGCGATGAGTGTGATCTGGGGCATCCCGTATCTACTGATCAAAATCGCGCTGGAGGGGCTGTCGGTACCCGTGCTGGTACTGGCCCGCACGTTGATCGGCGCCGCGGTGCTGCTGCCGCTTGCGGTGTCACGGGCCAACATCGCGAGCGTCATCGCACACTGGAAACCGTTGCTGGCCTTCGCCTTCTTCGAGATCATCGCGGCGTGGCTGCTGCTCTCCAACGCCGAACATCACCTCAGCAGTTCCACGACGGGCCTGCTCATCGCCGCGTCGCCGATCATCGCTACGGTGCTGGACCGGATCACCGGAAGCACACATCATCTCGGTGCCGGCCGACTGGCCGGGTTGGTGGTCGGCATCGTCGGCGTGGCGGTGCTGGCGGGGCCGGGCCTGTCCGGCGGGGGAGCCTGGCCCATCGCCCAGGTGCTGTTGGTGGCCACCTGTTATGCAATTGCCCCGCTGATCGCCGCGCGGCACCTCACCGACGTCCCGGCCCTGCCGCTGACCGCGAGCTGTCTCGCCGTCGCCGCACTGGTGTACGCCGTGCCGGCGGCGTTGCGGTGGCCGACCGACATGCCGAGCACGCGGGTGCTCGTGGCGACCGTTCTGCTCGCCGTGGTCTGCACGGCGCTCGCCTTCATCGTGTTCTTCGCCTTGATCCGCGAAGTCGGCCCGACCCGCGCGCTGGTGTTCACCTACGTGAATCCGGCGGTGGCGCTGGTGGCCGGCGTGGTCGTCCTCGCCGAGCCCCTCACGGTGTTCAACGTGGCCGGCCTGGCGCTCATCCTGGTGGGCTCGGTGCTGGCCACCCGTCGCTCGGCGGGGGAGCCGGTGCCCGCGCCGCCGGCCGCCGGTTGA
- a CDS encoding DUF4232 domain-containing protein yields the protein MKHAAAKAIPITLGLAAMLSFGSGAVARAGTPQACSVGQLQVSNGGEQAAAGHRRVLLVFSLVAGAPCTLTGYPGVVSGSGGPVVQADWTRAGYMGGAAPDTPPVVSVSAGQPGYAVVEGAAVDSADPDHPCPTYTDLHVIPPDTTDPITVATHIETCRLQVHPVTRRP from the coding sequence ATGAAACACGCTGCAGCGAAAGCCATCCCGATCACCCTCGGATTGGCGGCAATGCTCTCCTTCGGTTCCGGAGCGGTTGCCCGGGCCGGCACCCCGCAGGCGTGCTCGGTCGGGCAGCTCCAGGTGAGCAACGGCGGCGAGCAAGCCGCCGCCGGACACCGCAGGGTGCTGCTGGTGTTCAGCCTGGTGGCCGGCGCACCCTGCACACTGACGGGTTACCCGGGTGTCGTGTCCGGGTCCGGCGGACCGGTGGTCCAAGCGGACTGGACGCGCGCGGGCTACATGGGTGGGGCGGCACCTGATACGCCGCCGGTCGTGTCGGTATCCGCTGGGCAGCCCGGCTATGCCGTCGTCGAAGGGGCGGCGGTCGACAGCGCCGATCCCGACCACCCGTGCCCCACATACACCGACTTGCACGTCATCCCGCCGGACACCACCGATCCGATCACCGTCGCCACCCATATCGAGACCTGCCGGCTGCAGGTCCATCCCGTGACGCGACGGCCCTAG